A segment of the Raphanus sativus cultivar WK10039 unplaced genomic scaffold, ASM80110v3 Scaffold0853, whole genome shotgun sequence genome:
ACTGCTTCTACAGTTAAAAGAGACCAAAATCTATTGAAGTGTACTTCAACAATGTAAAGAGTATTGAGAGTTGGTGTTCTTACTGCTCTTACTCATGTATTCCCTACCACTCGTTTCTgcttgtttttcatgtaataaGATGTCAACATCATCCTGCTTGACAAAAATACCGTAATTATCTATAAACTACATTGAAGTCGGTTCTGTATGTGACTTCAAGAACACTGGAAACATATTAGCAAGCTAAAGTGAAAGCTACATCGAGATCTTTTGAAAATGTTTTACAACCTCAAGAAGTATCTTAAACAGGGTAAGTCGAAAATGATAATACATGTAAGAAGACATAATATAATAAATCTCTTTCTTAATCCCTTACAAAATAGTATATTGAGAAAACGAATCAGTCAAAAAAAACATGGTGTGGCTTATGGCGAATCTTCTTTTGTACACTGTCTTTGCTCTCACTATgaccttttcttcttttcagaCAAGGGTGAAGGCAGATTGTACTGTGGATTGGAACCGTGATGCGATTGTCTGTGAGGcaaactgctgaaactgttTCTTTGCATCTGCCAACAGAGAAAAAAAGTGTGAATAGCGATTAAGAACCTAATGATCTATATAGTCCTGGACTATACTGGAATGGATCTTACCTTTCTTGCACTTTGTGAAACCGATGATATTAGCCACGTTGAGGGACAAGCAAACACCGACAACAAGCAGATAGTCGGCCTGAAACCTTATCAGTGAAAATATCCCAAGGACTAACCACGCGGCTGCCTGGGGAAaggacaaacaaaaaaacaagattcAGGTCCGGTAAAAGACAGCAATAATTTATTCACAAGTTTGTAATTGCTGACTCTAGACACTGAACCCATTGCTACCACCATCTCATGTCTCATTATCACTCTCTATAGGTTGCTTGTAATGCAACCGAGCCTATAGGGTTTTAAGCTTACCAAGTATTAATCAATCTGACACTTAGTCAATGCAGGATCATAGGATATACTGATGCAATTTCAACATGCACAATAACAATGGCCAACTTTAAACCTACCAGTTTACTTTCTCCCTAATCTGCCTATTATGCAATGTGTTCTGCCTGTGATTTGACTAAACTTTCAAGTGCATTGTAAACAGGTTTAAGTGATAAGCATACGCTACAAACTGTAGTCTTAGATAGGAACTACTCACTGCAAGGTAAAGCGTCCACCAGAAAAGCCACGAGTCTTTCTTGTTCATCCGAGCCAAGGACTGATACAGACAAACGAACGAAATAAATAAGTATTCCAAAAAGTCTGAGGAAAGTAAAAACTACACAGATGTCTAGAGAAATGAACCTGACAGCCTATTGAATAAAGTAAAAACATGAAGCAAAAAAAGGAGAGGGCTAACCTCCTGGTCAAGAGACTCAAACTTCCACACACTTTCACCCAAGTCATTGATCTCGTTCCACCACCTGAGACCAACCAGTATACGCCCACTCACATTCTTAACCACCCAGAAGTCAAGTGCCGCAAGAAGAACAGTCACCACAAAGATTATAACAAAGCTGTTGAAGAAGAGAGCCGAGAGGATGTAAAACGCCAACGCAGCACCCTGCCCCCAAAAACAAAACTTGTTAACCACCATTCTCCACCTCACTTATATAAAAACGTCTAAAGACTTAATACTCAGGCAGGCTCATACCTTGAAGAGAACATGGAAGAGACACGTCTTCGGGTTCGCATAGTTTTCAACTGGTGGCTGCATTGAAAGAAATGTAAGTAAGAACGTGAACGATTCGCGATCAAAATGAGTCTTAACCTAGCATGTCTATCTAGCTCAAGCCTTCCCACTTCTAATGTCTATACACACATTCTCCTAAATTTCTCGGAGACGAATGCGAATAGCACAGATCTAACACAATCACGTCCAGATCGAACAGCTAACTGAAGTTAATGAAGAATCTGATAAAGCAATCGAGCTCAGAAATTAAACATTCACCTGGTTAGGATCCATCTTTCCAAGTATCCAAATGGATCAACCCGACGCCGAACAGCAGAATAACGACACACTTTTCCGATATGGAATGCACGGATCTTCCCTCCGACAAAGACAGAATTTTCCGACAAAATTG
Coding sequences within it:
- the LOC108822673 gene encoding Golgi apparatus membrane protein-like protein ECHIDNA codes for the protein MDPNQPPVENYANPKTCLFHVLFKGAALAFYILSALFFNSFVIIFVVTVLLAALDFWVVKNVSGRILVGLRWWNEINDLGESVWKFESLDQESLARMNKKDSWLFWWTLYLAAAAWLVLGIFSLIRFQADYLLVVGVCLSLNVANIIGFTKCKKDAKKQFQQFASQTIASRFQSTVQSAFTLV